The following coding sequences are from one Triticum aestivum cultivar Chinese Spring chromosome 5A, IWGSC CS RefSeq v2.1, whole genome shotgun sequence window:
- the LOC123104373 gene encoding UPF0664 stress-induced protein C29B12.11c translates to MAENPQLFGNGMPVPFHGEMFVLARDGVEFHVDKIPSAPGGHAKTKGTIYLSNIRMVFVAAKPVGNFFAFDMPLLYVHGEKFNQPIFHCNNISGFVEPVVPESQNRALYSTHTFKILFKEGGCGTFVPLFLNLITSVRRYNQFEAQPATVPRVDPMQAAQTPVDDMMRHAYVDPHDPTKIFLQQPAAESQLRRRNYHGPADNAY, encoded by the exons ATGGCGGAGAACCCGCAGCTGTTCGGGAACGGGATGCCCGTGCCCTTCCACGGCGAGATGTTCGTCCTCGCCCGCGACGGCGTCGAGTTCCACGTCGACAAGATCCCCTC GGCGCCCGGCGGTCACGCAAAAACAAAGGGCACCATATACCTTTCTAACATAAGGATGGTGTTTGTCGCCGCCAAGCCTGTTGGCAACTTCTTTGCCTTTGATATGCCCCTG CTGTACGTGCACGGTGAGAAGTTCAACCAACCGATATTTCACTGCAACAATATTTCTGGGTTCGTTGAGCCG GTTGTTCCAGAGAGCCAGAACAGGGCTCTGTACTCGACCCACACCTTCAAGATCTTGTTCAAGGAAGGTGGATGCGGTACCTTTGTGCCACTCTTCCTGAACCTGATCACATCAGTGCGGCGCTACAATCAGTTTGAAGCCCAGCCCGCTACTGTGCCCCGTGTGGACCCCATGCAGGCAGCGCAGACTCCTGTCGATGACATGATGCGCCATGC GTACGTCGATCCACATGATCCTACCAAGATCTTCCTCCAGCAGCCCGCAGCGGAATCCCAGCTGAGGAGGAGAAACTACCACGGCCCCGCTGACAACGCGTACTGA